One Blattabacterium cuenoti genomic window carries:
- a CDS encoding aspartate-semialdehyde dehydrogenase, with protein MKLGIVGATGMVGRVMVDLLEKRNFPLKELYISASEKSIGKEFFFKKKAYRIISIHDLFLKKPDIVLFSAGSDISKKWAVKFSNIGSTIIDNSSAWRMDFDKKLIVPEINASCLSKRDKIIANPNCSTIQLVMVLFPLHIEYEISRIVVSTYQSVTGTGKKALDQLYQEETRNEDISSRVYPYPIYQNVLPHCDQFTDNGYTLEEMKLINETKKIMNDNNIAITATAVRVPVIGGHSENVNITFKKKPNINHIYKILSKTKGIIVQDKPKENVYPMPLYAHGKDEVFVGRIRKDFSFQNSINIWIVADNLRKGASTNAIQIAEYLIRKKYV; from the coding sequence ATGAAACTAGGAATAGTCGGCGCAACAGGTATGGTAGGTCGTGTAATGGTTGATCTTTTAGAAAAAAGGAATTTTCCATTGAAAGAGCTGTATATTTCTGCTTCCGAAAAATCTATCGGAAAGGAATTTTTTTTCAAAAAAAAAGCATATCGAATCATTAGTATACATGATTTATTTTTAAAAAAGCCTGATATTGTTTTATTTTCTGCTGGATCTGATATTTCAAAAAAATGGGCTGTAAAATTCTCAAATATAGGTTCTACAATTATTGATAATTCTTCTGCATGGAGAATGGATTTTGATAAAAAATTAATTGTCCCTGAAATTAATGCTTCTTGTCTGTCTAAACGAGATAAAATTATTGCAAATCCAAATTGTTCCACAATACAATTAGTAATGGTATTATTTCCATTACATATAGAGTATGAAATTAGTAGAATTGTGGTTTCTACTTATCAATCTGTGACAGGAACTGGAAAAAAAGCTTTAGATCAATTATATCAAGAAGAAACAAGAAATGAAGACATTTCTTCCAGAGTATATCCATATCCTATTTATCAAAATGTTTTGCCTCATTGTGATCAATTTACGGATAATGGATATACATTGGAAGAAATGAAATTAATAAATGAAACAAAAAAAATAATGAATGATAATAATATAGCAATAACAGCTACTGCTGTACGCGTTCCTGTCATAGGTGGTCATTCAGAAAATGTGAATATTACTTTTAAGAAAAAACCTAATATAAATCATATATATAAGATTCTATCAAAAACAAAAGGAATAATAGTTCAAGATAAACCAAAAGAAAATGTTTATCCAATGCCACTATATGCTCATGGAAAAGATGAAGTTTTTGTAGGTAGAATACGAAAAGATTTTTCGTTTCAAAATTCTATAAACATTTGGATAGTTGCAGATAATCTTCGTAAGGGGGCATCTACTAATGCTATTCAAATTGCTGAATATTTAATAAGAAAAAAATATGTTTAA
- the rsmI gene encoding 16S rRNA (cytidine(1402)-2'-O)-methyltransferase, translated as MLYIVPTPIGNLEDFTFRSLRTLKEVDLILVESYRVSKKLLDFYKIKNNINKYHIYNEHKIIPSIIKKIKEGKKLALISNAGTPSISDPGFLLIKSCINARIPIECLPGPTAFIPALVCSGIPTHEFIFIGFLPKRKRKMKLENLSKENRTIILYESPHRLLQTLNDIKSFFGSKRNIVICKEISKYFQNILRGNIEKIIIHYQNIKKILGEYTIIIDKNLEK; from the coding sequence ATGTTATATATTGTTCCTACTCCTATAGGAAATTTAGAAGATTTTACTTTCCGAAGTTTACGAACATTAAAAGAAGTAGATTTAATTTTAGTAGAAAGTTATAGGGTTTCTAAAAAATTATTGGATTTCTATAAAATTAAAAATAATATAAATAAATATCATATTTACAATGAACATAAAATAATCCCTTCTATAATAAAAAAAATTAAAGAGGGGAAAAAATTAGCATTAATATCTAATGCAGGTACTCCAAGTATATCTGATCCAGGTTTTTTACTTATTAAATCTTGTATTAATGCCCGTATTCCTATAGAATGTTTGCCTGGACCTACTGCTTTTATTCCAGCATTAGTTTGTTCTGGGATCCCTACTCATGAATTTATTTTTATAGGTTTCTTACCAAAAAGAAAAAGAAAAATGAAATTAGAAAATTTATCCAAAGAAAATAGAACAATTATATTGTATGAATCCCCTCATAGACTATTACAAACATTAAACGATATAAAAAGCTTTTTTGGGTCAAAAAGAAATATTGTTATATGCAAAGAAATATCCAAATATTTCCAAAATATATTAAGAGGAAATATAGAAAAAATAATCATACATTATCAAAACATAAAAAAAATATTAGGAGAATACACAATTATCATAGATAAAAATTTAGAAAAGTAA